The following DNA comes from Acidicapsa ligni.
GATCTCTATTTTCCCAAGTTGGGTAAGGGAGCCGATCTTAGAATAGGCCGGTATATCTCCTTGCCGGATATCGAAGCGCAGCTTGCGCCGAATAACTATACCTACTCTCATTCCATTTTATATACGGTGGATTGCTACACGCAGTTAGGCGCAAACCTCACGACCAAGGTCAACGATCATTGGACTTTTCAGGCTGGCATCTCTCCAGGCTGCGACACGATGCCATGGACGACGGATGCGAAAGTAACCGGAAATGCCTGCGCGGTTTATACGTGGAAAGTTGGCGGCGATACGCTTAATACATGCGCCAACTCGATCAACGACGGTAAGTACGCTTATAACAATCTGGCTGCTTACTACGAAACCTGGTATCACAAAATCAATGACCACTGGCATACGGATACAGAATTCTGGTACCAGTACATGCGAGACACGCCAAACATGTATTGGTATAACACCGGAGTTTCACCGTCCGGCACGACTCCCTGGCCGGAGCACACTGCTGCAAATACGACGTTGAATTTTGGCGCAGTCTGCCAGGATCCGCGGCTACCGGCGAGCCAGCAATCAGCACGATGCTATGCGCAAGAATGGGCTGTGGCCAACTATGTCGAACATGATTTCTGGCATCACACGGCCTCGCTCAACATTCGCAACGAACTTGTCAACGATATCAAGGGTCAGCGCACCGGTACTCCTGGCTACTATGAAGAACACATGGTGGGCTTCGATTTCTGGGCTGGTTCCACTGTGACTTTTCGGCCTGAACTTAGCTACATGCATACATTCAGCCCGTATGGCCTTCACGCATTGGATATAGATCCTGGATCTTCCGTAGCGGCGCTCTCAAAGCTGGCTCCGGGAGAGACAGCAGCAACAGCGATGGGATTGATTGGTGCCAAGACGCAGGCACTTGTGCTCGCGGCGGATATTATCTGGCACTTTTGATCGACCTGTTATTCGCTTATTGAGGCCCGCGTAGAACCGTGCAAACCGAGGCACAAACCGGGCCTCCAATATTGAAAGTTGCAGCATGTTCTGCGGCCTTGACCTGCAATGGAGCAGGTACTTTTTGCAGGAGTTGCCACGCTGCCCAGCCGATCATCGCGATGCCTGTTGCACCAACCGGGTGTCCCTTGGCGATGAGGCCGCCGGATGTGTTGATGCCGCATTCACTCCCGGGTGCGGCGTTGCCATCGGCCCAATAAGCAGCGCCTCTGCCGGGTCTCGCACGGCCGAGAATTTCGGTGCCCAGCGCTCCCATCACCGTAAAGCAGTCATGAATCTCCGCAGCCTGAATCTCTGCGGGAGTGATCCCCGCCATTGCATATGCAGAGTTCATGGCCTTGTAGGCTCCGATGGGTTCAAGCACCTGGCGCTGTTGATGCTGTAGTGGATCAACAGCCTGTCCCCAGCCCGCAACCTGTACGCAATCATGCTTGTCTATTCCCAGGCGAACCAGGCCTTCTTCAGTCGCCACGATGATCGCCGCGTAACCATCGGTGATTTGGGAGCAATCGTACGTCTTGAGCGGCAGGCCTTCTACGAGATAACGGTTGGGGCCGGCGATGGTCATTGCCTGTTCGACTGTCAATTCGACGCTCCGCATCTGGGCAAATGGATTGTGCCGGGCGTTCGCGTACTCCTGCACGGCAATGGTTGCTAGGTCAGCTTCCGATACGTTCCAGGTCTTCATGTAAAGCTGCATGATTTCGGCGAAAATATGAGGAAAGACAAAGGTCTTGCCCTCGCGCTCCGTTGGGTCAGAGAAGTAGCCGAGCGCCTCGCCTACGCGCTTGCCATCGGCTCGTCCCTCGGCATCGCGCATCTTTTCGAGGCCCACGGCGATAGCTGTTTCGCCCATCCCTGCCTGCAGTTTTGTGATGCAGGAGAGTACTGCCTGGCCACCCGAAGCACAGGCGTTCTCGACAGCTTCAAGGGGCTTTGCGGCCATGCCCGGAACTCCGGCAAGCAAACCCGCGAGCAACCCCTGCTGATGCAGCGAGAAATTGCATGCCGCAGCAATGGAACCTGAATCGAGTTGATCGGCGGTAATGCCAATTTCAGCACAGGTATCCGTAACCGCGAGGCGAATCATTTCGGCCTGTGTGAGCGACAACAACTTGCCAAATCTGGACTGGTGATATGCCGCAATGTAGATAGGTTTCATCGGTACCTTTCAACGGGTGAGAATACCATAGCCAAGGCATCGTGCGATTCGATAGGATTGCGGTGTTTACTGCATGTGAGGAAACCCAATGCGCATCGATGCGCACCAACATTTCTGGCATTACACGGACGACGAGTATGGTTGGATCACGGACGCGATGGCCGCGATTCGAAGAGATTTTCTGCCTCGCGATCTAGTGCCTTTGCTGGATGAAGCAAGCATCGATGCAACGATCGCCGTTCATGCGCGTCAATCTCTACATGAAACAAACTGGCTCCTCGATCTGGCGGAAGAGCATGCGTGGATTGCAGGCGTTGTCGGTTGGGTTCCGTTGGCCGAGGCTGGCGTCAATGCTGAAGCCGAGAAGGCGTTGGCGCTTCTGGTCGAGAACCACAAACTCAAGGGCGTTCGACATGCATTGCAGGGTGAGCCGGACGAGTATTTTGAACGCGATGATTTCAATGCAGGCGTAGGGCTGTTACGGAAATATTCGTTGTCTTACGACTTGCTGATTCTGGAGCATCAATTGCCAATGGCTCTTCGTTTTGTGGACAGGCATCCGGAGCAACCGATCGTGCTCGATCATGCGGCCAAGCCGTTGATTGCGGCTCAGGTGTTTGAGCCCTGGCGCGCGCGAATTCACGAGCTTGCCAGGCGGCCGCATGTTTCGTGCAAGCTCTCCGGGTTGGTGGCCGAAGCGGACTATGAGCATTGGACAGTGGATGATCTGCTGCCTTACGCAGAAACAGTGCTGGAGGCTTTTGGACCGAAGCGTATTCTCTTTGGCTCGGATTGGCCGGTATGCACGGTGGGCGTGAGTTATTCGCACTGGGCTGCGGTGGTGCACGATTTTATTGCTCAGCTCAGCGTCGAAGAGCAGGATGCAATCCTCGGTGGCAATGCGGCCAGGTTTTACGGTATTTCTCAAATTCAATAAGTGATTCGCAATAAGTGATTAGATTGACGAATTCAATGAGGCGGTAGTCGTTTGAATATCTCTGTACCAGGTGTCGACCGAGGTCCGGTTGCTGGATCTAAACAACCTATCGTACCTGCTGGCCGCATGCTGCCATTTGTATTGGTGACAGCGCTTTTCTTCCTGTGGGCAATACCAAATAACTTGAACGATATCCTGATCCGTCAGTTCATGAAGTCATTTGCCTTGTCACGTTTTGAGGCTGGCTTTGTGCAGACGGCGTTTTATCTCGGCTATTTTGGATTGGCCATTCCCGCCGGAATGATCATGCGTCGATTCGGTTACAAGACAGGTATTCTCACTGGATTGTGCCTGCTTGCATCGGGCTCGTTTCTCTTCTGGCCTGCGGCGAATGCTGGAAGTTATAGCTTCTTTCTTCTGGCACTGTTCGTAATCGCGTCCGGCCTGTCGTTTCTGGAGACGGCGGCCAATCCGATGATTGTGCGCATTGGCTCTCCTGAAAACTCGGAACAGCGATTGAATCTCTCGCAGGCGTTCAATCCCCTGGGCAGTATCTGTGCCGTGCTGGTGGGAACGCTCTTCATCTTTTCCGGTGTCGAGTTGACGCAGAGCCAGGTCGCAGAGCGGCAGGCTGCAGGAACTTACGCCGCATATCTGCACTCGGAGATTCTTCGCGTCATCACTCCGTATCTTGCTCTCGGTGTAATTGCGTTGCTGCTCGCATTGCTTATCGCGCGCACAAAATTTCCATCACTTGATGCCGAAGAAGAAACGCAGGACGCAGGGCACGGTCATGGTCTCGGAGTGCTCTTGCAGCGGCATTTTCTTCTCGGACTGGCTGCGCAGTTTTTGTATGTGGGCGCCCAGGTATGCACATGGAGCTACTTCATTCAGTATGTACAGTCGTACGCGGGTGTTCCCGAACGCACCGCGGGCTACATGCTCACCGGCACGATGGCGGCGTTTGCGATTGGTCGATTTCTCTCCGCATGGCTATTGAAATTCATTCGCGCGGATAGGCTGTTGGCGCTGTTCGCTGTCGGCAACGTGGTGCTGGTGCTTGTTGCTATTCTTCAGACGAATTGGATCGGCGCGATCTGCCTGCTGAGCAGCAGTTTCTTCATGTCGATGATGTTCCCGACGATTTTTGCGTTGGGCATTCATGGACTGGGATCACGCACCAAGACTGGCGGATCGCTGATGGTGATGGCGATCATCGGCGGTGCGGCGCTCACTCCATTGATGGGCAAAATCTCTGACGGGTTGAGCGTGAGTATCGCTTACACCGTGCCGTGCATCTGCTATGTTGGCGTGGGGCTCTATGCCTGGTTTGGCGCACGGCCCAAGGCAATGAAAACTATTTAGAACAGAAGCAATCAAGCGCTCGAAAAAAGCCTCCGATTTTTGCTTACACGCAAAGGTCGGAGGCTTTTCAATTGAGGACGAATGCTTTATCCGGCAATAACAGGATTGACGATTTGCCCCAGTCCTTCGATGGAGACAGTCACCGTTTCGCCTGCCTTGAGCCAGCGCTTTGGAGTGCGGCCCAGGCCGACGCCTGCGGGCGTGCCGGTGCTGATGATGTCGCCGGGCAACAGCTCGGTGATCGAGGAAATATATTCGATCAGCTCAGGAATGCGGAAGATCAGTTCGCGCGTGTTGGAGTGTTGCAGCACTTCGCCGTCGATCGAGAGCTGAATGTCCAGTGCGTGCGGATCGGCAATCTCATCGGCAGTCACGATTGCAGGACCCAGTGGGCAGAAGGTCGGGAGGCTCTTCGAGAGCGACCATTGCGAGGTGGAGAACTGAATATCGCGCGCGCTGACGTCATTGAGAACCGTGTAGCCGTAGACGTGATCCATCGCGCTGTATGCGGGAATGCGATAACCGCCTTTGCCTAGAACGACTGCAAATTCAGCTTCGTAATCCGGCTCCTGAGTGATGGACGGCAGGACGATGTTTTCGCCGCTCGCGATGATCGACGGAACCATCTTGAAGAAGACGACAGGGAACTTGGGCAGCTCCATCTTCGACTCAATGGCGTGATCGCGATAGTTGAGACCAATGCAGAAAATACGCGGTGGGTTGGCGAGTGGCGCATGCAGTTTTACATCCGCGAGAGGAAGCTTTGCTGCCGGTGTTGCAGGCCTGGCTGCGCTGCTGATCACTGCGAGCGTATCGCTGAAAGAAGAGGATAGATCCGCAACTTCACTGGTGGCTTCGAGCAGGTAGCCAGGGCGGATCTTGCCGTCTGCGGCTGAAAAGGAAACTAGCTTCATAAGTATTCTCCGAGTGAGTTATGCAGCGGTCCAGCCGCCGTCGAGTGTGAAGAGAGATCCGTTGATAAATCCAGCTTCGCGAGAAGAGAGATAGCGAACCATGGAGGCAACTTCTTCCGGCTGTCCGAGCCGGCCCATCGGCTGACGCGCTTTCAGTTCTTCGCGAATCTTTTCTTTCTCGTGCGCGTGATACTTGTCGAGATAGCCTTCGACGAACGGAGTCTCTACAGTGCCGGGGCAGATGGCGTTGACGCGCAACTCTTTCGCGTATTCAACGGCGAGCTGACGGGTCATCGCAAGCACCGCGCCCTTGGTGGTGCAGTACGCGAAACGCTGCTTGATGCCGATGAGTCCTGCGACAGAGCCAATGTTCACGATGCAACCCTTGGAAGGGCTGGCCAGGAGCAGAGAAAGCAGGCCACGCGTGACCAGGAAGACGGAACGCACGTTGACATTGAGCAACTTGTCAAAGTCTTCAATGGACGTAGTCGCTACGCTGCCCACGTGGCCGATCCCCGCGTTATTGACGAGAATATCGAGCTGGGGCAGGATCGCCGCGACGGCTTCAATGGATTCGGTGCTTGTGACATCCATCTTGACTGCGCGTGCATTGCCGAGTGACGTTGCGAGAGCTTCGGCTGCCGACAGGTTGATGTCAGCGATCCAGACGAAGGCTCCGGCCCTCACCAGTTCTTTGCTGGTAGCTTCGCCAATGCCGCTTGCACCGCCCGTTACGAGCGCATGCAGGCCATCCAAACGAAAGGCATTGTCCGTGGTTGCAGTTGTCATTTCGCCTCGCTTTCAATCTCAGGTAAAGTTTGTCCGTCGAGTTCGCTGGAGAGATAAGCGGCTTCGACTGTGCGCATGGTATCGAGTGCATCGGAGACTCGTGTTGGGAGTTCGCTGGATGCGCCGCAGACAAAGGCCTGCAACGAACCCATAGATCCCATGAACGCTTCCGGAAACCAGTTGCCCTCGGTTGGCAGCGTCTGCCATTTGCCTGCGTCTTCGCCGGTTCGAGGTGCATAACGCAGGCGATCGGGCTTGCCCGCAGGATAGTCTAGGTTCACGCCCATGATGGCCTCAAGCGCGCCTTCTGTGCCTTCCCAGGTGACCTGGCTTTGCTGCGTCTCGGGATAGGTATGCGCGTGTGTAGAAGAGATGCTGACGCGCTTCCAATCGTCGTATTCGAGGATGATGACAGAGCGCGTTGCAACCAGATCGGGAGTCAGCGGATTACGCGACGTCTTGGCGAGAACCCTGCGCGGATTGCCGAACCACGCGCGGCAGAGATCGACGTAGTGGATGCTGTGATAGAGAATTTCAAGTCGCGAAAGCCGCGCCATAAAGTT
Coding sequences within:
- a CDS encoding porin codes for the protein MKSSLSRLLYVNVITLVYVLFFSLPSASALQSETAGKDSVTPIEASGTPQPKAIAQGTLNMQGAMASLPSQPATAEGADAQASASSPTPAPYFKASDGLFKRWGKAYLADWTGTAPSDPNAPKRRGTDAPLSSPPFPSADWPIGGTQVIGAPDYQTYMLQQAISKDQLKLSRVKWYGYISIGANGSTSNRSNASKGIPANFPSAYDEFSNTIVLDQLALYTERLADTTQTDHFDWGFRLTNLYGQDYRFTTSHGMFSQQLLVKNAQYGYDPVMFYVDLYFPKLGKGADLRIGRYISLPDIEAQLAPNNYTYSHSILYTVDCYTQLGANLTTKVNDHWTFQAGISPGCDTMPWTTDAKVTGNACAVYTWKVGGDTLNTCANSINDGKYAYNNLAAYYETWYHKINDHWHTDTEFWYQYMRDTPNMYWYNTGVSPSGTTPWPEHTAANTTLNFGAVCQDPRLPASQQSARCYAQEWAVANYVEHDFWHHTASLNIRNELVNDIKGQRTGTPGYYEEHMVGFDFWAGSTVTFRPELSYMHTFSPYGLHALDIDPGSSVAALSKLAPGETAATAMGLIGAKTQALVLAADIIWHF
- a CDS encoding thiolase family protein, with amino-acid sequence MKPIYIAAYHQSRFGKLLSLTQAEMIRLAVTDTCAEIGITADQLDSGSIAAACNFSLHQQGLLAGLLAGVPGMAAKPLEAVENACASGGQAVLSCITKLQAGMGETAIAVGLEKMRDAEGRADGKRVGEALGYFSDPTEREGKTFVFPHIFAEIMQLYMKTWNVSEADLATIAVQEYANARHNPFAQMRSVELTVEQAMTIAGPNRYLVEGLPLKTYDCSQITDGYAAIIVATEEGLVRLGIDKHDCVQVAGWGQAVDPLQHQQRQVLEPIGAYKAMNSAYAMAGITPAEIQAAEIHDCFTVMGALGTEILGRARPGRGAAYWADGNAAPGSECGINTSGGLIAKGHPVGATGIAMIGWAAWQLLQKVPAPLQVKAAEHAATFNIGGPVCASVCTVLRGPQ
- a CDS encoding amidohydrolase family protein, producing MRIDAHQHFWHYTDDEYGWITDAMAAIRRDFLPRDLVPLLDEASIDATIAVHARQSLHETNWLLDLAEEHAWIAGVVGWVPLAEAGVNAEAEKALALLVENHKLKGVRHALQGEPDEYFERDDFNAGVGLLRKYSLSYDLLILEHQLPMALRFVDRHPEQPIVLDHAAKPLIAAQVFEPWRARIHELARRPHVSCKLSGLVAEADYEHWTVDDLLPYAETVLEAFGPKRILFGSDWPVCTVGVSYSHWAAVVHDFIAQLSVEEQDAILGGNAARFYGISQIQ
- the fucP gene encoding L-fucose:H+ symporter permease, with the protein product MNISVPGVDRGPVAGSKQPIVPAGRMLPFVLVTALFFLWAIPNNLNDILIRQFMKSFALSRFEAGFVQTAFYLGYFGLAIPAGMIMRRFGYKTGILTGLCLLASGSFLFWPAANAGSYSFFLLALFVIASGLSFLETAANPMIVRIGSPENSEQRLNLSQAFNPLGSICAVLVGTLFIFSGVELTQSQVAERQAAGTYAAYLHSEILRVITPYLALGVIALLLALLIARTKFPSLDAEEETQDAGHGHGLGVLLQRHFLLGLAAQFLYVGAQVCTWSYFIQYVQSYAGVPERTAGYMLTGTMAAFAIGRFLSAWLLKFIRADRLLALFAVGNVVLVLVAILQTNWIGAICLLSSSFFMSMMFPTIFALGIHGLGSRTKTGGSLMVMAIIGGAALTPLMGKISDGLSVSIAYTVPCICYVGVGLYAWFGARPKAMKTI
- a CDS encoding fumarylacetoacetate hydrolase family protein, which translates into the protein MKLVSFSAADGKIRPGYLLEATSEVADLSSSFSDTLAVISSAARPATPAAKLPLADVKLHAPLANPPRIFCIGLNYRDHAIESKMELPKFPVVFFKMVPSIIASGENIVLPSITQEPDYEAEFAVVLGKGGYRIPAYSAMDHVYGYTVLNDVSARDIQFSTSQWSLSKSLPTFCPLGPAIVTADEIADPHALDIQLSIDGEVLQHSNTRELIFRIPELIEYISSITELLPGDIISTGTPAGVGLGRTPKRWLKAGETVTVSIEGLGQIVNPVIAG
- a CDS encoding SDR family NAD(P)-dependent oxidoreductase, with product MTTATTDNAFRLDGLHALVTGGASGIGEATSKELVRAGAFVWIADINLSAAEALATSLGNARAVKMDVTSTESIEAVAAILPQLDILVNNAGIGHVGSVATTSIEDFDKLLNVNVRSVFLVTRGLLSLLLASPSKGCIVNIGSVAGLIGIKQRFAYCTTKGAVLAMTRQLAVEYAKELRVNAICPGTVETPFVEGYLDKYHAHEKEKIREELKARQPMGRLGQPEEVASMVRYLSSREAGFINGSLFTLDGGWTAA
- a CDS encoding Gfo/Idh/MocA family protein, producing the protein MTVSNLIPISNSQLNASELNFIPRPIVSVGAGGIVNDAHLPAYRKAGFPVIAILDPDKTKAESLAARFDIPKVYSSVAEALPQLPSEVIFDVAVPANAILKVLAQLPDGAAVLIQKPMGETLAEAVAIERLCREKDLTAAVNFQLRWSPVMQAARNIALAGTIGDVHDMKVDVTVFMPWDLWNFMARLSRLEILYHSIHYVDLCRAWFGNPRRVLAKTSRNPLTPDLVATRSVIILEYDDWKRVSISSTHAHTYPETQQSQVTWEGTEGALEAIMGVNLDYPAGKPDRLRYAPRTGEDAGKWQTLPTEGNWFPEAFMGSMGSLQAFVCGASSELPTRVSDALDTMRTVEAAYLSSELDGQTLPEIESEAK